The following are encoded together in the Lathyrus oleraceus cultivar Zhongwan6 chromosome 3, CAAS_Psat_ZW6_1.0, whole genome shotgun sequence genome:
- the LOC127125606 gene encoding B3 domain-containing protein At2g36080 has translation MSVQETTSLWWTSHQQQRRQEKTKSHQQEEEGELEDDVVLESVMKLKTASASASASSSSSASVSEEEKEGMFEKPLTPSDVGKLNRLVIPKQHAERYFPLDSEETKGLLLSFEDESGKCWRFRYSYWNSSQSYVLTKGWSRYVKDKRLDAGDVVLFQRHRTHPHRFFISWRRRHGTAAATATAHVGPSTDGNGSVGWSMGLYPAHPYPTHHHPFSYHAAGEGSQSQNTKAPCGNNSSTSRVLRLFGVNMECQPDNNINDSETPECSYNMSQGPQLYHHLHRQPPSNTHHHMLRQQQP, from the exons ATGTCTGTACAAGAAACTACGTCGTTATGGTGGACTAGTCACCAACAACAACGACGACAAGAGAAGACGAAGAGTCATCAACAAGAGGAAGAAGGTGAATTAGAAGACGACGTCGTTTTAGAGTCAGTGATGAAACTGAAAACGGCCTCGGCCTCGGCTTCGGCTTCGTCCTCGTCGTCGGCGTCGGTATCAGAAGAAGAGAAAGAAGGTATGTTTGAGAAACCGTTGACACCAAGCGACGTTGGGAAGCTGAACCGCCTCGTGATACCGAAGCAACACGCGGAGAGATATTTCCCACTCGACTCAGAAGAAACGAAGGGGCTTTTACTGAGTTTCGAGGACGAGTCAGGGAAGTGTTGGAGGTTTCGTTATTCGTATTGGAACAGTAGTCAGAGTTACGTTCTTACCAAAGGTTGGAGTCGTTATGTGAAAGATAAACGTCTTGATGCTGGCGACGTCGTTTTGTTTCAAAGACACCGTACACATCCTCACCGGTTTTTCATCTCTTGGAGGCGCCGCCATGGTACTGCCGCCGCAACAGCGACGGCTCATGTTGGCCCTAGTACTGACGGCAATGGTTCTGTTGGGTGGTCCATGGGACTCTATCCTGCGCATCCTTATCCTACGCATCATCACCCTTTCTCATACCATGCTGCAG GTGAAGGGTCCCAAAGTCAGAACACAAAGGCACCTTGTGGAAACAATTCGAGTACTTCCAGGGTGCTGAGGCTGTTTGGAGTGAACATGGAATGCCAACCTGATAATAATATTAATGATTCCGAAACACCAGAGTGTTCCTATAATATGTCACAAGGACCACAATTGTATCACCACCTCCACCGTCAACCACCGTCAAACACTCACCATCACATGCTACGTCAACAACAACCATAG
- the LOC127125607 gene encoding uncharacterized protein LOC127125607 codes for MKVRVVCRKLYDYMRYDLKEIAFPSSLPNPPNLKKRRKLTWEQRIWVLKRATRLYAASWVRDIGPDLRPNDYKTDEVTDEPNAKKTTKDKEPSTLEDLAVAARGGMETLRPALQRVYMTRASAYRDAMKSFIEGYQEGVQQVMEKKENSKTEEDADASKKST; via the exons ATGAAAGTTAGAGTTGTGTGTAGGAAACTATACGACTACATGCGCTATGATCTCAAAGAAATTGCTTTTCCATCCTCTTTGCCCAATCCTCCTAACCTTAAAAAGCGCCGCAAATTGACCTGGGAGCAGCGTATCTGG GTTTTGAAACGAGCTACTAGGCTTTATGCTGCTAGCTGGGTTCGTGACATAGGTCCTGATCTTCGGCCAAATGACTACAAGACGGATGAAGTGACCGATGAACCTAATGCTAAGAAAACAACTAAAGATAAAGAACCCTCAACACTGGAGGATCTTG CTGTAGCTGCTAGAGGGGGCATGGAGACTCTCAGACCTGCTTTGCAGCGTGTGTATATGACCAGAGCTTCTGCATATAGGGATGCTATGAAGAGTTTTATAGAGGGATACCAAGAGGGTGTTCAGCAAGTAATGGAGAAGAAAGAAAATTCCAAAACTGAAGAAGATGCTGATGCATCAAAAAAATCAACTTGA